Proteins found in one Litorihabitans aurantiacus genomic segment:
- the pstA gene encoding phosphate ABC transporter permease PstA, whose product MTAVTDRPVTDLDAGTLTTSASGRRRKRTNAVMAGLVTLAFLIALVPLISLVVEVVVRGGQMLNWQFLSTDMAGIFGDTTEGGVKHAIFGTLQITGLATLISAPIGLLAAIYLVEYGTGRLAKVLTFLVDVMTGIPSIVAGLFAVALFAVLIGPAYRSGLMGAVALSVLMIPVVVRSCEEMLKLVPNELREASYALGVPKWLTIVKVVLRTSLAGIVTSIVLAIARVIGETAPLLLTVGIVTQMNGSMLDGRVATLPVFAFSQYSQDSQGVGADRAWGAALVLILIIMILNLVARFISSRFSIAEK is encoded by the coding sequence ATGACCGCCGTGACCGACCGGCCCGTCACCGACCTCGACGCCGGAACCCTCACCACGAGCGCGTCGGGCCGTCGCCGCAAGCGCACCAACGCCGTCATGGCCGGTCTCGTGACCCTGGCGTTCCTCATCGCGCTCGTCCCGTTGATCTCCCTGGTCGTCGAGGTCGTCGTGCGCGGCGGCCAGATGCTGAACTGGCAGTTCCTCAGCACCGACATGGCCGGGATCTTCGGTGACACGACCGAGGGCGGGGTCAAGCACGCCATCTTCGGCACGCTCCAGATCACCGGCCTCGCGACGCTGATCTCCGCCCCGATCGGGCTGCTCGCCGCGATCTACCTCGTGGAGTACGGCACCGGACGGCTCGCCAAGGTGCTGACCTTCCTGGTCGACGTCATGACCGGCATCCCCTCGATCGTGGCCGGCCTCTTCGCCGTCGCCCTCTTCGCCGTGCTCATCGGTCCGGCCTACCGCTCGGGGCTGATGGGCGCCGTCGCGCTGTCGGTGCTGATGATCCCGGTGGTCGTGCGCTCGTGCGAGGAGATGCTCAAGCTGGTGCCGAACGAGCTGCGCGAGGCCTCCTACGCGCTCGGCGTCCCGAAGTGGCTGACCATCGTCAAGGTGGTGCTGCGCACCTCCCTCGCCGGGATCGTCACGTCGATCGTGCTGGCGATCGCGCGCGTCATCGGCGAGACGGCGCCGCTGCTGCTCACCGTCGGCATCGTCACCCAGATGAACGGCAGCATGCTGGACGGCCGGGTCGCTACGCTGCCCGTGTTCGCCTTCAGCCAGTACAGCCAGGACAGCCAGGGCGTCGGCGCGGACCGCGCCTGGGGCGCGGCCCTCGTCCTCATCCTCATCATCATGATCCTCAACCTCGTCGCACGGTTCATCTCGAGCCGGTTCTCGATCGCCGAGAAGTAA
- the pstB gene encoding phosphate ABC transporter ATP-binding protein PstB, producing the protein MSKRIDVSDLDIYYGDFKAVQGVTMAIEPRSVTALIGPSGCGKSTFLRTLNRMHEVIPGARVEGKAVMDGVDIYGKDVDPVEVRRQIGMVFQRPNPFPTMSIRENVLAGVKLNNRRMPKPMAEELVESSLRGANLWNEVKDRLDKPGSGLSGGQQQRLCIARAIAVSPQVLLMDEPCSALDPISTLAIEDLIHQLKEDFTIVIVTHNMQQASRVSDRTGFFNLEATGQPGQLVEMDDTTTMFSSPSKKATEDYISGRFG; encoded by the coding sequence ATGTCCAAGCGCATCGACGTCAGCGACCTCGACATCTACTACGGCGACTTCAAGGCCGTGCAGGGCGTCACGATGGCCATCGAGCCCCGCTCGGTGACCGCCCTGATCGGCCCGTCCGGCTGCGGCAAGTCCACCTTCCTGCGCACCCTCAACCGCATGCACGAGGTCATCCCCGGGGCGCGCGTCGAGGGCAAGGCCGTCATGGACGGCGTCGACATCTACGGCAAGGACGTCGACCCGGTCGAGGTCCGCCGTCAGATCGGGATGGTGTTCCAGCGCCCCAACCCGTTCCCCACGATGTCGATCCGCGAGAACGTGCTCGCCGGCGTGAAGCTGAACAACCGCCGCATGCCGAAGCCGATGGCCGAGGAGCTGGTGGAGTCGTCGCTGCGCGGCGCGAACCTCTGGAACGAGGTCAAGGACCGCCTGGACAAGCCGGGGTCGGGCCTCTCGGGCGGCCAGCAGCAGCGCCTGTGCATCGCGCGCGCCATCGCGGTTTCGCCGCAGGTGCTGCTCATGGACGAGCCGTGCTCCGCGCTCGACCCGATCTCCACGCTCGCGATCGAGGACCTCATCCACCAGCTGAAGGAGGACTTCACGATCGTGATCGTCACGCACAACATGCAGCAGGCCTCCCGCGTCTCCGACCGCACGGGGTTCTTCAACCTCGAGGCGACCGGTCAGCCCGGCCAGCTCGTGGAGATGGACGACACCACGACGATGTTCTCCTCGCCGTCCAAGAAGGCCACCGAGGACTACATCTCGGGCCGCTTCGGGTGA
- the pstC gene encoding phosphate ABC transporter permease subunit PstC translates to MSTDVTPETASAPDGEGKPLGARRGRHPGRLGNRIFAGLSTGAGILILVTLAAVAIFLVREAMPAITASPEAYSDFTRGLNLGQYIAPLVFGTVLAALLALVVAVPLSIGIALFIAHYAPKRLSGPVAYVIDLLAAIPSVVYGLWGFFWLVPKIGPIMDWISERLGFIPIFADYAPPAKNITSAALVLAVMILPIITAVSREVFLQTPRLHIEASLALGATRWEVARQAILPFGRSGVVSASMLGLGRALGETMAVLMILAPFAKGTEIYSFKLFASAEHQTIAANIAQQIREAHGMSVSVLIASGLALFAITLVVNMAARAIVARRAAFSGAN, encoded by the coding sequence GTGAGCACCGACGTCACGCCGGAGACGGCGTCCGCCCCCGACGGCGAGGGCAAGCCCCTCGGCGCACGTCGGGGCCGGCACCCCGGCCGCCTGGGCAACCGGATCTTCGCCGGGCTGTCCACCGGTGCCGGCATCCTCATCCTGGTGACGCTCGCCGCCGTCGCGATCTTCCTGGTCCGTGAGGCGATGCCGGCGATCACGGCGTCACCGGAGGCCTACTCCGACTTCACCCGCGGGCTCAACCTCGGCCAGTACATCGCGCCCCTGGTCTTCGGCACGGTCCTGGCGGCGCTGCTCGCGCTCGTCGTGGCGGTGCCGCTCTCGATCGGGATCGCGCTCTTCATCGCGCACTACGCCCCCAAGCGCCTCTCGGGGCCGGTCGCGTACGTGATCGACCTCCTCGCGGCGATCCCCTCGGTGGTCTACGGCCTGTGGGGCTTCTTCTGGCTGGTGCCGAAGATCGGTCCGATCATGGACTGGATCTCGGAGCGCCTCGGCTTCATCCCGATCTTCGCCGACTACGCCCCGCCCGCGAAGAACATCACCTCGGCGGCCCTCGTGCTCGCCGTCATGATCCTGCCGATCATCACCGCCGTCTCGCGCGAGGTGTTCCTGCAGACGCCGCGCCTGCACATCGAGGCGTCGCTCGCGCTCGGCGCCACGCGCTGGGAGGTGGCGCGCCAGGCGATCCTCCCGTTCGGCCGCTCCGGCGTCGTGTCCGCCTCGATGCTCGGGCTCGGTCGCGCGCTGGGGGAGACCATGGCCGTGCTGATGATCCTCGCGCCGTTCGCCAAGGGCACCGAGATCTACAGCTTCAAGCTGTTCGCCAGCGCGGAGCACCAGACCATCGCCGCGAACATCGCGCAGCAGATCCGCGAGGCGCACGGCATGAGCGTCAGCGTGCTCATCGCGAGCGGCCTCGCGCTGTTCGCCATCACCCTCGTCGTCAACATGGCCGCCCGCGCGATCGTCGCGCGCCGCGCCGCCTTCTCGGGAGCGAACTGA